A window of Struthio camelus isolate bStrCam1 chromosome 15, bStrCam1.hap1, whole genome shotgun sequence contains these coding sequences:
- the LOC104153970 gene encoding lysosomal alpha-glucosidase-like isoform X4, translating into MKSYQKLTTAVPQPAGCRVEEEGAAPKTACRGKLAPWWVGSGLLVAAVLLSAVTVWVLRQVSRGWHVPAPPPKCLLVPESQRFDCYPERRVVVTQELCESRGCCFIETPPPAGGKRGVPWCFYPRDFPSYTLQSLNQTALGMVGLLLRREKTYYPRDIEMLRLDVEFETDTRLHLKITDAANPRYEVPLEVPQAMKRAENPIYSVEFSRDPFGVLLRRRATGTVLLNTTVAPLIFADQFLQISTALPSPFLYGLGEHRSNLLHSLNWSTLTLWARDVSPMESFNLYGAHPFYLVMEQGGDAHGVFLLNSNAMEVALQPAPALTWRTIGGVLDFYIFLGPDPNMVIQQYQQVIGFPAMPPLWGLGFHLCRWGYGSSNETWQTVKAMRNYQIPQDAQWNDIDYMDGYRDFTFDPEKFASLPSLVEDLHKHGQRYVMILDPGISSTNPHGSYWPFDEGLRRGLFINTTQGQPLIGQVWPGFTAFADFSNQDTHQWWLENLQRFHAQVPFDGLWIDMNEPSNFMDGSEDGCPPGDLDNPPYVPAVLGDSLSAKTVCASAKQSASVHYNLHNLYGLMEAKATASALVQIRGKRPLVISRSTFPSQGRYSGHWLGDNQSQWKDMYFSIPGLLSFSLFGIPLVGADICGFSGSTSEELCTRWMQLGAFYPFARNHNTQNEKAQDPTVFSPAARTAMKDVLLTRYSLLPFLYTLFHRAHLQGDTVARPLFFEFPQDVTTYGIDRQFLWGRSLLVTPVLEPGADSVMGYFPRGVWYDFYTGSSVNSSGEMLKMLAPLDHLNLHVREGAILPTQKPGITSEASRGNPLRLIVALSQSATAWGDLFWDDGESLDTFERGSYSYLVFNVTQNIFTSTVLHASAEATYVTIDTLSIFGVREPPSKVILNGQEKPFSYLDNQVLTVSGLGLGLSQGFSLRWL; encoded by the exons ATGAAGTCGTACCAGAAGCTGACGACGGCCGTCCCGCAGCCGGCGGGGTGcagggtggaggaggagggggccgcCCCGAAAACCGCCTGCCGTGGGAAGCTGGCCCCGTGGTGGGTGGGCAGCGGGCTGCTGGTGGCAGCCGTGCTGCTGAGCGCCGTCACCGTGTGGGTGCTGCGGCAGGTGTCCAGGGGCTGGCACGTGCCCGCACCGCCCCCCAAATGCCTCCTGGTGCCCGAGAGCCAGCGCTTTGATTGCTACCCGGAGAGGCGCGTGGTGGTGACCCAGGAGCTCTGCGAGAGCCGGGGGTGCTGCTTCATCGAGACCCCCCCGCCGGCGGGCGGCAAGCGAGGGGTGCCCTGGTGCTTCTACCCCCGCGACTTCCCCAGCTACACGCTGCAGAGCCTCAACCAGACCGCGCTGGGCATGGTGGGCCTGCTGCTGCGGAGGGAGAAGACCTATTACCCACGGGACATCGAGATGCTGCGGCTGGATGTGGAGTTCGAGACGGACACGCGACTGCACCTGAAG ATAACCGATGCTGCCAACCCTCGGTATGAGGTTCCCCTCGAGGTTCCCCAGGCGATGAAGAGAGCAGAAAATCCCATCTACAGCGTGGAGTTCTCCCGGGACCCCTTCGGGGTGCTGCTGCGGCGCAGGGCGACAGGCACGGTGCT GCTCAACACCACTGTGGCTCCCTTGATCTTTGCTGACCAGTTTCTCCAGATTTCTACTGCCCTCCCATCGCCGTTCCTCTACGGGCTGGGGGAGCATCGCAGCAACCTCCTGCACAGCCTCAACTGGAGCACCCTGACGCTGTGGGCCCGGGATGTCTCTCCCATG GAATCATTCAACCTCTATGGAGCTCACCCCTTTTACCTGGTGATGGAGCAGGGTGGAGATGCTCACGGTGTTTTCCTCCTCAACAGCAACGCGATGG aggtggctctgcagcctgccccagccctgaccTGGAGGACCATTGGGGGTGTTTTGGATTTTTACATCTTCCTGGGGCCTGATCCTAACATGGTTATCCAGCAGTACCAGCAGGTGATAG GTTTCCCAGCCATGCCGCCTCTCTGGGGACTAGGTTTCCACCTCTGCCGCTGGGGGTATGGATCAAGCAATGAAACCTGGCAGACTGTGAAAGCCATGAGGAATTACCAGATCCCACAG GACGCACAGTGGAATGACATTGATTATATGGACGGATACCGGGACTTCACCTTCGATCCTGAGAAGTTTGCCTCCCTCCCCTCGCTGGTGGAAGACCTCCACAAACATGGCCAGCGCTACGTTATGATTCTG GATCCCGGTATCAGCAGCACCAACCCTCACGGCTCCTACTGGCCTTTTGATGAAGGCTTGAGACGGGGGTTGTTCATAAACACCACCCAAGGGCAGCCACTAATAGGACAG GTGTGGCCTGGCTTCACTGCGTTCGCAGACTTCTCCAACCAGGACACCCATCAGTGGTGGCTGGAGAACCTGCAGCGTTTCCATGCCCAGGTGCCCTTCGATGGCCTCTGGATC GACATGAATGAGCCATCCAACTTCATGGATGGGTCTGAAGACGGCTGCCCCCCGGGAGACCTCGATAACCCACCGTACGTGCCAG CTGTGCTGGGAGATTCACTCTCCGCAAAGACGGTGTGCGCCTCGGCGAAGCAGAGTGCCTCGGTGCACTACAACCTCCACAATCTCTACGGGCTGATGGAAGCCAAAGCAACAGCAAG CGCCTTGGTCCAGATCCGAGGGAAGCGCCCGCTCGTCATCTCTCGCTCCACCTTCCCCAGCCAGGGCCGCTACTCAGGGCACTGGCTGGGTGACAACCAGAGCCAGTGGAAGGACATGTATTTCTCCATCCCAG GGCTGCTGAGCTTCAGCCTCTTTGGGATCCCGCTGGTCGGGGCGGACATCTGCGGCTTCTCCGGCAGCACCTCGGAGGAGCTGTGTACCCGCTGGATGCAGCTTGGCGCCTTCTACCCCTTTGCCCGGAACCACAACACTCAGAACGAGAAG GCCCAAGACCCAACGGTGTTCAGCCCTGCGGCACGGACAGCCATGAAGGATGTGCTGTTGACCCGCTactccctgctgcccttcctctacACGCTTTTCCACCGTGCCCACCTGCAAGGAGACACCGTTGCCCGGCCCCTGTTCTTTGA GTTCCCCCAGGATGTGACCACTTATGGGATAGACAGGCAGTTCCTGTGGGGACGGAGCCTGCTGGTGACACCGGTGCTGGAGCCTGGGGCAGACTCAGTCATGGGCTATTTCCCCCGAGGCGTGTGGTACGACTTCTACACG GGCTCGTCCGTGAACAGCAGTGGGGAGATGCTGAAGATGTTGGCTCCTCTGGACCACCTCAACCTGCATGTCCGGGAGGGTGCCATCCTCCCCACCCAG AAACCTGGGATCACCAGCGAGGCAAGCCGAGGGAACCCACTCCGCCTGATCGTGGCCTTGTCCCAGAGTGCCACCGCCTGGGGTGACCTCTTCTGGGATGATGGCGAGAGCTTGGACACCTTTGAGCGGGGCAGCTATTCCTATCTGGTGTTCAACGTCACGCAG AACATCTTCACCTCCACCGTCCTCCATGCCAGTGCGGAGGCCACGTACGTCACCATTGACACGCTGAGCATCTTCGGCGTTCGGGAGCCCCCCAGCAAGGTCATCCTAAACGGCCAGGAGAAGCCCTTCTCCTACTTGGACAACCAG GTCCTCACGGTGagcggcctcggcctcggcctcagTCAGGGCTTCTCCCTCCGGTGGCTGTGA
- the LOC104153970 gene encoding lysosomal alpha-glucosidase-like isoform X5 has translation MKSYQKLTTAVPQPAGCRVEEEGAAPKTACRGKLAPWWVGSGLLVAAVLLSAVTVWVLRQVSRGWHVPAPPPKCLLVPESQRFDCYPERRVVVTQELCESRGCCFIETPPPAGGKRGVPWCFYPRDFPSYTLQSLNQTALGMVGLLLRREKTYYPRDIEMLRLDVEFETDTRLHLKITDAANPRYEVPLEVPQAMKRAENPIYSVEFSRDPFGVLLRRRATGTVLLNTTVAPLIFADQFLQISTALPSPFLYGLGEHRSNLLHSLNWSTLTLWARDVSPMESFNLYGAHPFYLVMEQGGDAHGVFLLNSNAMEVALQPAPALTWRTIGGVLDFYIFLGPDPNMVIQQYQQVIGFPAMPPLWGLGFHLCRWGYGSSNETWQTVKAMRNYQIPQDAQWNDIDYMDGYRDFTFDPEKFASLPSLVEDLHKHGQRYVMILDPGISSTNPHGSYWPFDEGLRRGLFINTTQGQPLIGQDMNEPSNFMDGSEDGCPPGDLDNPPYVPAVLGDSLSAKTVCASAKQSASVHYNLHNLYGLMEAKATASALVQIRGKRPLVISRSTFPSQGRYSGHWLGDNQSQWKDMYFSIPGLLSFSLFGIPLVGADICGFSGSTSEELCTRWMQLGAFYPFARNHNTQNEKAQDPTVFSPAARTAMKDVLLTRYSLLPFLYTLFHRAHLQGDTVARPLFFEFPQDVTTYGIDRQFLWGRSLLVTPVLEPGADSVMGYFPRGVWYDFYTGSSVNSSGEMLKMLAPLDHLNLHVREGAILPTQKPGITSEASRGNPLRLIVALSQSATAWGDLFWDDGESLDTFERGSYSYLVFNVTQNIFTSTVLHASAEATYVTIDTLSIFGVREPPSKVILNGQEKPFSYLDNQVLTVSGLGLGLSQGFSLRWL, from the exons ATGAAGTCGTACCAGAAGCTGACGACGGCCGTCCCGCAGCCGGCGGGGTGcagggtggaggaggagggggccgcCCCGAAAACCGCCTGCCGTGGGAAGCTGGCCCCGTGGTGGGTGGGCAGCGGGCTGCTGGTGGCAGCCGTGCTGCTGAGCGCCGTCACCGTGTGGGTGCTGCGGCAGGTGTCCAGGGGCTGGCACGTGCCCGCACCGCCCCCCAAATGCCTCCTGGTGCCCGAGAGCCAGCGCTTTGATTGCTACCCGGAGAGGCGCGTGGTGGTGACCCAGGAGCTCTGCGAGAGCCGGGGGTGCTGCTTCATCGAGACCCCCCCGCCGGCGGGCGGCAAGCGAGGGGTGCCCTGGTGCTTCTACCCCCGCGACTTCCCCAGCTACACGCTGCAGAGCCTCAACCAGACCGCGCTGGGCATGGTGGGCCTGCTGCTGCGGAGGGAGAAGACCTATTACCCACGGGACATCGAGATGCTGCGGCTGGATGTGGAGTTCGAGACGGACACGCGACTGCACCTGAAG ATAACCGATGCTGCCAACCCTCGGTATGAGGTTCCCCTCGAGGTTCCCCAGGCGATGAAGAGAGCAGAAAATCCCATCTACAGCGTGGAGTTCTCCCGGGACCCCTTCGGGGTGCTGCTGCGGCGCAGGGCGACAGGCACGGTGCT GCTCAACACCACTGTGGCTCCCTTGATCTTTGCTGACCAGTTTCTCCAGATTTCTACTGCCCTCCCATCGCCGTTCCTCTACGGGCTGGGGGAGCATCGCAGCAACCTCCTGCACAGCCTCAACTGGAGCACCCTGACGCTGTGGGCCCGGGATGTCTCTCCCATG GAATCATTCAACCTCTATGGAGCTCACCCCTTTTACCTGGTGATGGAGCAGGGTGGAGATGCTCACGGTGTTTTCCTCCTCAACAGCAACGCGATGG aggtggctctgcagcctgccccagccctgaccTGGAGGACCATTGGGGGTGTTTTGGATTTTTACATCTTCCTGGGGCCTGATCCTAACATGGTTATCCAGCAGTACCAGCAGGTGATAG GTTTCCCAGCCATGCCGCCTCTCTGGGGACTAGGTTTCCACCTCTGCCGCTGGGGGTATGGATCAAGCAATGAAACCTGGCAGACTGTGAAAGCCATGAGGAATTACCAGATCCCACAG GACGCACAGTGGAATGACATTGATTATATGGACGGATACCGGGACTTCACCTTCGATCCTGAGAAGTTTGCCTCCCTCCCCTCGCTGGTGGAAGACCTCCACAAACATGGCCAGCGCTACGTTATGATTCTG GATCCCGGTATCAGCAGCACCAACCCTCACGGCTCCTACTGGCCTTTTGATGAAGGCTTGAGACGGGGGTTGTTCATAAACACCACCCAAGGGCAGCCACTAATAGGACAG GACATGAATGAGCCATCCAACTTCATGGATGGGTCTGAAGACGGCTGCCCCCCGGGAGACCTCGATAACCCACCGTACGTGCCAG CTGTGCTGGGAGATTCACTCTCCGCAAAGACGGTGTGCGCCTCGGCGAAGCAGAGTGCCTCGGTGCACTACAACCTCCACAATCTCTACGGGCTGATGGAAGCCAAAGCAACAGCAAG CGCCTTGGTCCAGATCCGAGGGAAGCGCCCGCTCGTCATCTCTCGCTCCACCTTCCCCAGCCAGGGCCGCTACTCAGGGCACTGGCTGGGTGACAACCAGAGCCAGTGGAAGGACATGTATTTCTCCATCCCAG GGCTGCTGAGCTTCAGCCTCTTTGGGATCCCGCTGGTCGGGGCGGACATCTGCGGCTTCTCCGGCAGCACCTCGGAGGAGCTGTGTACCCGCTGGATGCAGCTTGGCGCCTTCTACCCCTTTGCCCGGAACCACAACACTCAGAACGAGAAG GCCCAAGACCCAACGGTGTTCAGCCCTGCGGCACGGACAGCCATGAAGGATGTGCTGTTGACCCGCTactccctgctgcccttcctctacACGCTTTTCCACCGTGCCCACCTGCAAGGAGACACCGTTGCCCGGCCCCTGTTCTTTGA GTTCCCCCAGGATGTGACCACTTATGGGATAGACAGGCAGTTCCTGTGGGGACGGAGCCTGCTGGTGACACCGGTGCTGGAGCCTGGGGCAGACTCAGTCATGGGCTATTTCCCCCGAGGCGTGTGGTACGACTTCTACACG GGCTCGTCCGTGAACAGCAGTGGGGAGATGCTGAAGATGTTGGCTCCTCTGGACCACCTCAACCTGCATGTCCGGGAGGGTGCCATCCTCCCCACCCAG AAACCTGGGATCACCAGCGAGGCAAGCCGAGGGAACCCACTCCGCCTGATCGTGGCCTTGTCCCAGAGTGCCACCGCCTGGGGTGACCTCTTCTGGGATGATGGCGAGAGCTTGGACACCTTTGAGCGGGGCAGCTATTCCTATCTGGTGTTCAACGTCACGCAG AACATCTTCACCTCCACCGTCCTCCATGCCAGTGCGGAGGCCACGTACGTCACCATTGACACGCTGAGCATCTTCGGCGTTCGGGAGCCCCCCAGCAAGGTCATCCTAAACGGCCAGGAGAAGCCCTTCTCCTACTTGGACAACCAG GTCCTCACGGTGagcggcctcggcctcggcctcagTCAGGGCTTCTCCCTCCGGTGGCTGTGA